The sequence CCAGTCAATGGCGTAGCGCACCTGCCGCTGCACCCGCCAAGACCGCAGCAGCTTGGCCCGCTCTAACTGCGCCAGATGGCGAGATAGGGTAGAGGGGTTAACGCCCAGGGCTTCAGCAATTTCCCCCGCCGCCAAACCCAAAGGCCCCGCTTTAACAAGGAGGCGGTACGCCGCCAGCCGAGTTTCCTGGGCTAGGGCCAGAAATGCTTTTAGAAAAAACGTTAGCTGCATAGCAATCAATTTAGCACAATTGCGCAATTATGCAATTGACGATCGAATGCTGGACCAAGGCCACTATGCTGCGATCGCCCTTTAGGCGCGGCCTTTCCCCCGGAAAAGCCAAGTCGAAAGCCCCAGCCCTGTGTTGATCGGTTTGCCGCCGTGTTATACCGAATTCGACTGGGCTAGCTCCGGTTGGGCTGGGCAAACACCGTTTGCCCCTACGCAATCCGCCTGTTTGGAATTGGGGGTATGTGATTCGGATTTGCTCTAAAAATAACCCTGAGACGGTGCATCGCTGCGCGGATGCACCCTACAGTTTTCAT is a genomic window of Nodosilinea sp. E11 containing:
- a CDS encoding winged helix-turn-helix domain-containing protein, whose protein sequence is MQLTFFLKAFLALAQETRLAAYRLLVKAGPLGLAAGEIAEALGVNPSTLSRHLAQLERAKLLRSWRVQRQVRYAIDWQGTNQLLRFLLEDCCQADPAIWPAEPPPADDPLATEP